One Fundulus heteroclitus isolate FHET01 chromosome 11, MU-UCD_Fhet_4.1, whole genome shotgun sequence DNA segment encodes these proteins:
- the LOC118564573 gene encoding lysophosphatidic acid receptor 6-like, whose product MELWNITDLEGNAKPALSNCTVDTSYRFTFYQVSYGIIFLLALATNGLALRRLCASACAMNSTAVYMASLSFADMFFVISLPMRIYYYHQKARAWTRTGDLAGWNPGAAFCHITFILKYISLYGGIFFLVCIAVDRYTLRRGCTLWRPALRMQRVALAVSAGIWCVVLGLSVSLPLLRLAASRQNQPCLLNPSSLRHRTFILVSLGLVLGSFLLPTLVLVYSYCKVLSVLRKSRKRCLRQRRSRRQTLKIIYWVLGVYLLCFLPYHVNLLGYTLTHVKLLPHCGLVRLTKTVHPVVLSLASFNCCLNPLIYYFSSSLVHREAAGGGGNSIQ is encoded by the coding sequence ATGGAGCTGTGGAACATAACGGACCTGGAGGGGAACGCGAAGCCGGCGTTGTCCAACTGCACGGTGGACACCAGCTACCGCTTCACCTTCTACCAGGTGTCCTACggcatcatcttcctgctggCGCTGGCGACCAACGGCCTGGCTCTGCGCAGACTCTGCGCGTCCGCGTGCGCCATGAACAGCACGGCCGTTTACATGGCCAGCCTCTCCTTCGCCGACATGTTTTTTGTCATCTCTCTGCCCATGAGAATCTACTACTACCACCAGAAGGCCCGGGCTTGGACTAGGACCGGCGACCTGGCCGGCTGGAATCCCGGAGCCGCCTTCTGCCACATCACCTTCATCCTCAAGTACATCAGCTTGTACGGGGGGATCTTCTTCCTGGTGTGCATCGCTGTGGACCGGTATACTCTTCGCCGTGGGTGCACCCTCTGGCGGCCGGCCCTGCGCATGCAGCGCGTCGCGCTGGCGGTGAGCGCGGGGATATGGTGTGTGGTGCTGGGACTCAGCGTCAGTCTGCCGCTGCTGCGTCTGGCAGCGTCTCGCCAAAACCAGCCCTGCCTTCTCAACCCGTCCTCCCTGCGCCACAGGACCTTCATCCTGGTCTCTCTGGGCTTGGTCCTGGGCTCCTTTCTGTTGCCCACTCTCGTGCTCGTCTACAGCTACTGCAAAGTGCTGAGCGTGCTCCGCAAATCGAGGAAGCGCTGCCTCCGCCAGCGCCGCAGTCGTCGGCAGACCCTTAAAATCATTTACTGGGTGCTGGGCGTCTACCTGCTGTGCTTCCTGCCCTATCACGTCAACCTGCTGGGATACACCCTGACGCACGTGAAGCTGCTGCCCCACTGTGGCCTGGTCAGGCTGACCAAGACGGTGCACCCGGTGGTCCTCTCCCTGGCCAGCTTCAACTGCTGCCTCAATCCCCTCATCTATTATTTCTCCAGCAGCCTGGTGCACAGGGAAGCAGCGGGAGGTGGAGGCAACAGCATCCAGTGA